In Daucus carota subsp. sativus chromosome 4, DH1 v3.0, whole genome shotgun sequence, one DNA window encodes the following:
- the LOC108216477 gene encoding B3 domain-containing protein At2g36080 isoform X2 encodes MSMNHLSSEKLWWMESPTKGAVPQNTLFDFNQNHQENHQSNQDGEDREGIVAEREAMFEKPLTPSDVGKLNRLVIPKQHAERYFPIGGASSGGAGESVEKGLILSFEDELNKIWRFRYSYWNSSQSYVLTKGWSRFVKEKQLQAGDTVVFERFRDDGDRFFIGWRRRSTAVAPPAGGWTPGLYSGHPYPSQNSRPNGPPLPYQPHCPHAERAEASAGVQNQTSSGSSRTLRLFGVDLECQLEEPSPDGPSQLGEPQNYSQSSSSATTSHDHVSNYQNHVDINFSRDVSQTRHHQG; translated from the exons ATGTCCATGAATCACCTCTCTTCAGAAAAGCTGTGGTGGATGGAATCACCAACCAAAGGAGCAGTTCCCCAAAATACCCTTTTCGATTTCAACCAAAATCACCAAGAGAACCACCAATCAAACCAAGATGGTGAGGATAGAGAGGGAATTGTAGCAGAGAGAGAGGCGATGTTCGAGAAGCCGCTGACTCCCAGTGACGTAGGCAAGCTGAACCGCCTGGTGATACCCAAACAACACGCCGAGAGGTACTTCCCAATCGGCGGCGCTAGCAGCGGCGGCGCTGGCGAGTCCGTCGAGAAAGGATTGATTCTGAGCTTCGAGGACGAGTTAAACAAGATTTGGAGATTCAGATACTCTTACTGGAACAGCAGCCAGAGCTACGTGCTCACAAAAGGGTGGAGCCGTTTTGTaaaggagaagcagcttcaagCCGGGGATACAGTCGTGTTTGAGCGGTTCAGAGACGACGGAGACCGGTTTTTTATAGGGTGGAGGCGACGGAGCACGGCGGTGGCTCCGCCAGCTGGTGGGTGGACCCCGGGGCTTTACTCTGgacatccttatccttctcagAACTCCCGTCCAAATGGACCTCCTCTTCCATACCAACCTCACTGTCCTCATGCAG AAAGAGCAGAAGCATCAGCTGGTGTGCAAAATCAAACATCCAGCGGGAGCAGCAGGACCCTGAGGTTGTTTGGTGTGGACCTGGAATGCCAGTTAGAAGAGCCATCGCCAGATGGTCCGAGCCAGCTGGGTGAGCCACAAAACTACTCCCAGAGCTCGTCTAGTGCAACAACCAGTCATGACCATGTTTCAAATTATCAGAATCACGTG GATATCAATTTCTCAAGAGATGTAAGCCAGACGAGACATCACCAAGGATAA
- the LOC108218896 gene encoding uncharacterized protein LOC108218896, translating to MSIKLYNQSFVSSSSLNPWISQKPTRTDSFKKRVAGLDREVLRCSYSRKKCRIKVSLIADDILSHKCKLVTFEIHSLFFRKLARMKHMQPFASADDGVTVNGNSQPSTSGNVENLAMRLKQSSQGEDYNAGLVQTLHDAARVFELAIKEKSSRSKTSWFSTAWLGVDRNSWVKALSYQASVYSLLQSGCEISSRGDGRDRDINVFVQRSLLRQSAPLESEIREKMLAKQPDAYDWFWSEQVPAVVTSFVNYFEKDQSFTAATTVWGKGISVDAGNAIDKSLLILALSCIAAITKLGPAKVSCAQFFSIIPDTTGRLMDMLVEFIPIGKAYHTVEDIGLRREFLVHFGHRAASSRVKNDGGTEEVTFWVSLLQNQLLRAIDRERIWSKLTTSETIEVLDRDLAVFGFFIALGRSTQSFLYASGFEVVDKPIEGFIRHLIGGSVLYYPQLSSISSYQLYVEVVCEELDWIPFYPISHDASKGSHGHKSKREGPPNAEAIPLVLEVCLHWIQSFIKYSTWLENPSNVKAAAFLSKGHNMLKGCMEELGIQKEQMIEKAVKKSVLRNRSGRDLDSFDKALESVEDAMIRLEELLQELHVSSDSSRKEHLKAACSDLERMRKLKKEAEFLEASFRAKAASLQQADDLYYQDNFSMAVSEPKSNEIQRFELLRNELMELEQRVQKSADQSLSEEEEDILTDDTAGYTGGTGLIKAQKENIIEKSLDKLKETSTDVLQGTQLLAIDVAAASELLRRVVIGDELTEKEKQALRRTLTDLASVVPIGFLMLLPVTAVGHAAILAAIQRYVPGLIPSTYGAERLDLLRQLEKVKEMETTEVKPTENANE from the exons ATGTCGATCAAACTGTATAATCAAAGCTTCGTTTCTTCCAG CTCTTTAAATCCATGGATTTCACAAAAACCAACAAGAACTGATAGTTTCAAGAAAAGAGTGGCTGGTTTGGATCGTGAAGTTCTTCGATGTAGCTATTCAAGGAAAAAATGCCGTATAAAGGTCTCTTTAATAGCTGATGATATACTCAGTCATAAGTGTAAACTGGTGACCTTTGAGATACACTCTCTATTTTTTCGTAAACTGGCAAGGATGAAACATATGCAGCCCTTTGCTTCAGCTGATGATGGTGTAACAGTTAATGGGAATTCCCAGCCAAGCACTAGTGGTAATGTTGAAAATTTGGCAATGAGGCTCAAACAGTCATCACAAGGTGAAGATTATAATGCTGGACTTGTCCAAACGCTACATGATGCTGCAAGGGTATTTGAGCTGGCAATCAAAGAAAAGAGTTCTAGATCAAAAACATCCTGGTTTTCAACTGCCTGGCTTGGCGTAGATAGGAATTCGTGGGTGAAGGCACTTTCTTATCAG GCATCCGTGTATTCCTTACTGCAATCAGGATGTGAGATTTCTTCCCGAGGAGATGGAAGAGACAGAGATATCAATGTATTTGTCCAGAGAAG CTTATTGCGGCAATCTGCACCTTTGGAGAGTGAGATTAGAGAGAAAATGTTAGCTAAGCAGCCTGATGCTTATGACTGGTTTTGGTCTGAACAAGTTCCAGCAGTAGTGACCagttttgtaaattattttgaaaaggaTCAAAGCTTTACTGCTGCTACTACCGT GTGGGGCAAAGGAATTTCTGTGGATGCAGGGAATGCAATTGACAAATCTCTGCTCATACTTGCTTTAAGTTGCATTGCGGCAATCACAAAGCTTGGGCCAGCTAAAGTTTCTTGCGCACAGTTTTTCTCTATTATTCCCGATACAACTGGAAGGCTAATGGACATGCTTGTGGAATTTATTCCCATAGGCAAAGCTTATCACACTGTAGAAGACATCGGTTTACGGAGAGAATTTTTGGTACATTTTGGTCACCGGGCTGCTTCATCTAGAGTGAAAAATGACGGTGGAACCGAAGAGGTCACATTTTGGGTGAGTCTTCTTCAGAATCAGCTACTGCGAGCTATTGATAGAGAGAGAATATGGTCAAAACTTACAACATCTGAAACTATTGAG GTGCTAGATAGAGATTTAGCTGTATTTGGGTTCTTCATTGCCTTGGGAAGAAGCACACAGTCGTTCCTTTATGCAAGTGGCTTTGAGGTGGTAGATAAACCTATTGAAGGATTTATTAG ACACCTTATAGGTGGCAGTGTGTTATATTATCCCCAGCTCTCGTCGATAAGTTCTTATCAGTTGTATGTGGAG GTTGTGTGTGAAGAGCTAGATTGGATTCCATTTTATCCTATTAGTCATGACGCCTCCAAAGGTTCCCATGGCCACAAAAGTAAACGAGAAGGGCCTCCAAATGCTGAAGCTATTCCCCTAGTGTTAGAAGTTTGTTTGCATTGGATTCAAAGCTTTATTAAATACAGTACGTGGCTGGAGAATCCCTCTAATGTTAAAGCGGCGGCATTTCTTTCTAAAGG GCACAATATGTTAAAGGGATGCATGGAAGAACTAGGGATACAAAA GGAGCAAATGATAGAAAAAGCTGTCAAGAAATCTGTTCTGCGTAATAGATCTGGGAGAGATTTAGATTCTTTTGATAAG GCATTAGAGAGTGTTGAAGATGCTATGATACGGTTAGAAGAATTGCTCCAGGAGTTGCATGTTTCAAGCGACAGTTCTAGAAAAGAGCATTTGAAAGCTGCTTGTTCTGACCTAGAAAGGATGAGAAAACTTAAGAAAGAGGCCGAGTTTCTTGAGGCATCATTTAGAGCTAAGGCAGCTTCCCTTCAACAG GCGGATGATCTTTATTATCAGGATAATTTCAGTATGGCTGTCTCAGAGCCAAAGTCAAATGAGATTCAGCGTTTTGAGCTTTTAAGAAATGAGCTTATGGAACTTGAGCAAAGAGTTCAAAAAAGTGCTGATCAATCTCTAAGTGAAGAG GAGGAAGATATACTGACAGATGACACTGCTGGTTACACTGGAGGCACTGGATTGATTAAGGCCCAGAAAGAAAATATCATTGAGAAGTCACTggataaattaaaagaaacaaGTACA GATGTGTTGCAAGGGACTCAGCTTCTAGCTATTGATGTTGCTGCTGCTTCAGAATTACTTAGAAGAGTCGTCATAGGGGATGAATTGACAGAGAAAGAAAAGCAAGCACTGCGAAGAACTTTGACCGATCTAGCATCAGTAGTTCCAATAGGTTTTCTGATGCTACTTCCT GTTACTGCAGTTGGGCATGCCGCAATTTTAGCTGCAATACAAAGATATGTGCCAGGATTG ATTCCGTCCACATATGGAGCAGAGAGGTTGGATCTTTTGAGGCAGCTTGAGAAGGTGAAGGAAATGGAAACCACTGAAGTGAAACCCACTGAGAATGCAAATGAATAG
- the LOC108216477 gene encoding B3 domain-containing protein At2g36080 isoform X1, protein MSMNHLSSEKLWWMESPTKGAVPQNTLFDFNQNHQENHQSNQDGEDREGIVAEREAMFEKPLTPSDVGKLNRLVIPKQHAERYFPIGGASSGGAGESVEKGLILSFEDELNKIWRFRYSYWNSSQSYVLTKGWSRFVKEKQLQAGDTVVFERFRDDGDRFFIGWRRRSTAVAPPAGGWTPGLYSGHPYPSQNSRPNGPPLPYQPHCPHAERAEASAGVQNQTSSGSSRTLRLFGVDLECQLEEPSPDGPSQLGEPQNYSQSSSSATTSHDHVSNYQNHVQDINFSRDVSQTRHHQG, encoded by the exons ATGTCCATGAATCACCTCTCTTCAGAAAAGCTGTGGTGGATGGAATCACCAACCAAAGGAGCAGTTCCCCAAAATACCCTTTTCGATTTCAACCAAAATCACCAAGAGAACCACCAATCAAACCAAGATGGTGAGGATAGAGAGGGAATTGTAGCAGAGAGAGAGGCGATGTTCGAGAAGCCGCTGACTCCCAGTGACGTAGGCAAGCTGAACCGCCTGGTGATACCCAAACAACACGCCGAGAGGTACTTCCCAATCGGCGGCGCTAGCAGCGGCGGCGCTGGCGAGTCCGTCGAGAAAGGATTGATTCTGAGCTTCGAGGACGAGTTAAACAAGATTTGGAGATTCAGATACTCTTACTGGAACAGCAGCCAGAGCTACGTGCTCACAAAAGGGTGGAGCCGTTTTGTaaaggagaagcagcttcaagCCGGGGATACAGTCGTGTTTGAGCGGTTCAGAGACGACGGAGACCGGTTTTTTATAGGGTGGAGGCGACGGAGCACGGCGGTGGCTCCGCCAGCTGGTGGGTGGACCCCGGGGCTTTACTCTGgacatccttatccttctcagAACTCCCGTCCAAATGGACCTCCTCTTCCATACCAACCTCACTGTCCTCATGCAG AAAGAGCAGAAGCATCAGCTGGTGTGCAAAATCAAACATCCAGCGGGAGCAGCAGGACCCTGAGGTTGTTTGGTGTGGACCTGGAATGCCAGTTAGAAGAGCCATCGCCAGATGGTCCGAGCCAGCTGGGTGAGCCACAAAACTACTCCCAGAGCTCGTCTAGTGCAACAACCAGTCATGACCATGTTTCAAATTATCAGAATCACGTG CAGGATATCAATTTCTCAAGAGATGTAAGCCAGACGAGACATCACCAAGGATAA